One segment of Cutaneotrichosporon cavernicola HIS019 DNA, chromosome: 4 DNA contains the following:
- a CDS encoding uncharacterized protein (Non-catalytic module family expn): protein MTNLSIVSPCRLESRAYLHFLLLSLPQNMFALFYLVSFVLAALALAAPVPHAKRFDGKATYYEAGLGACGGVNTGADKIVALNAQQWDGGAHCGKTITITEGGKSAQATIVDLCPGCPYGALDLSESLFTNFHDTGKGVFQLSWTFNDGSGGGGNSDPKPAPEEPKPTPTPTPEPTPTPAPAPEQPKTTETPSSASETPSSSADSPSVSVSSAPVISSSVLSSILSNSTTVSSTLSTNSTLLASSTANSTALLPTPSTAAPVSAGDAAIINDSPNPEGTLADLGGLVASLGRIVVLGATA, encoded by the exons ATGACGAATTTGTCGATCGTAAG TCCTTGTCGCCTTGAATCACGGGCCTACCTTCATT tcctcctcctctcttTACCTCAAAACATGTTTGCCCTCTTTTACCTCGTCTCATTCGTCTTggctgcgctcgcgctcgccgccccgGTCCCCCACGCCAAGCGCTTTGATGGCAAGGCAACCTACTACGAAGCTGGTCTCGGCGCTTGTGGCGGCGTTAACACTGGCGCCGACAAGATTGTCGCCCTTAATGCACAGCAGTGGGACGGCGGTGCCCACTGTGGCAAGACGATCACCATCACCGAGGGAGGCAAGTCGGCCCAGGCGACCATTGTCGATCTCTGCCCCGGCTGCCCCTACGGCGCTCTCGACCTCAGCGAGAGCCTTTTCACAAACTTCCACGACACGGGCAAGGGTGTGTTCCAGCTGAGCTGGACATTCAACGACGGctctggcggcggcggtaaCAGCGACCCCAAACCAGCTCCCGAGGAGCCTAAGCCTACCCCGACCCCGACTCCAGAGCCTACTCCGACTCCCGCCCCGGCCCCCGAACAGCCCAAGACGACTGagacgccctcgagcgcctcagAGACCccatcgtcctcggccgaTTCTCCCTCGGTCAGCGTCAGCTCGGCCCCCGTgatctcgagctcggtccTCTCCTCGATCCTTTCCAACTCGACGACTGTGTCATCGACCCTCTCTACAAACTCGACCCTGCTCGCATCGAGCACGGCCAACTCGACCGCCCTTCTCCCCACCCCAtccaccgccgccccgGTGAGCGctggcgacgccgccatcaTCAACGACAGCCCAAACCCAGAGGGCACTCTTGCCGATCTTGGCGGGCTGGTGGCCTCACTTGGCCGgatcgtcgtccttggtgCGACCGCTTAG
- a CDS encoding uncharacterized protein (Domain of unknown function (DUF1992)) → MMPLRRRILLTQWRALQRAVHTKGPPDMPAEVVKPGSPPTELTGSAKLFADALVEEKTETDAAAKNARAHLVDSQGPIWTGEEAQRDAVLRMIVDKYKPLRTGEGIKDDAAEKRIRNWMKNLEMAPKATTAAANTIPVSSEESIHTPKLPPHLFRPWHATYTGDNDVVESPKVKWGHFEARTATDLSNLMELRLPFNVDGTVRKAHRDFRRATKLQGRLGSARENAIDYRLGIHDGDMTHVGAEEEEMEGFSGNRQIRGESVLGAQRGGASGMRAWAGLVEERITAAQNKGFFNNLKGTGKPIERDPSEMNPLLGLSEVYMNRIIKRQGALPPWIELQKNLDASQAAFRSLLLESYTKHMVRSILASNPIDLLPTYEQIPGRDEAFEARHEKFHIENVRQLNDTLGKMNAQAPMPSRRGLILLEAELDRVRGDVLRQNVWNELKKRVQEIKEIEAMGPATGRLPFLQTLENGAFARFGRRMSALVSGSTGEQASGGGTLSGNGHPEAGGGKGLIVLAGLTLAVVLYFRKPTLNESPSPISHEDLIPVHEQPTVPPFVALSPSEPSVGVLELFREYVLEPFLTLVRFIHLALLFGPVIITAPMVFVGAPPRRKPGKPIAESEENWGAVWWYGFLVNQMERAGPSFIKLGQWAASRADLFPDALCVKMSELHSSNSPHPFRYTKKVLERAFGLPFDEIFAEFEDTPIGCGAIAQVYRAQLRPEILKQSSAEAAALAQELEADPDRRIVTSVAIKVLHPRVEKLVRRDIRIMSIFANIINALPDMEWLSLPDEVAAFGDMMNQQLDLRVEAANLDRFRDNFAHRPRTVAFPRPIRLGPDNVAANREVLVEEYEDALPLKYFLRNGGGPYDEKIANLGLDAFLEMLLLDNWTHGDLHPGNIMVRMVRPETYHIIGPLFHRLKGDTHIEPSIPTESRRETAIVHELRALADEPDLWLARLDQLYTQGLVPQLVFIDAGLITSLDATNRRNFLDLFQAVAEFDGYRAGKLMIDRCRRPDLAIDEETFALKIQHLVLNVKSKTFSLAKIKISDILTDVLVAVRQHHVKLEGDFVNTVISILLLEGIGRQLDPDMDLFKSALPILRQLGRQIGTRDIVDVNAGSLLAMAKLWIWAEARGAVGEASQIDQWVKYDWLSPGI, encoded by the exons ATGATGCCACTGCGGAGACGTATCCTCCTCACGCAGTGGAGGGCGCTGCAGCGGGCCGTGCATACCAAAGGCCCTCCAGATATGCCGGCAGAAGTGGTCAAGCCGGGTTCTCCACCAACCGAGCTCACAGGCTCAGCCAAGCTGTTCGCGGACGCGTTGGTCGAGGAGAAAACCGAAACCGACGCTGCGGCCAAAAACGCCCGCGCACATCTCGTTGATTCCCAAGGTCCAATTTGGaccggcgaggaggcgcagcgCGATGCCGTCCTCCGTATGATAGTGGACAAGTACAAGCCACTCCGGACAGGCGAGGGGatcaaggacgacgcggccgagAAGCGGATCCGCAACTGGATGAAGAATCTGGAGATGGCACCAaaggcgacgacggcggcggccaacACAATACCCGTGTCGTCGGAAGAGAGCATACACACACCCAAGCTCCCTCCGCACCTCTTCCGCCCCTGGCACGCGACGTATACCGGCGACAACGACGTGGTCGAGAGCCCCAAGGTCAAATGGGGTCATTTCGAGGCGCGCACCGCCACGGATCTTAGCAATCTCATGGAATTGCGACTGCCGTTCAACGTTGATGGGACGGTAAGGAAAGCGCACCGCGACTTCCGGCGAGCGACAAAACTCCAGGGCCGGCTGGGAAGTGCGAGGGAGAACGCGATCGATTaccgcctcggcatccACGATGGGGATATGACCCATGTCGgtgcagaggaggaggagatggaggggtTTAGTGGGAACCGTCAGATTCGCGGGGAGAGTGTACTCGGTGCGCAGCGGGGAGGTGCGAGCGGGATGCGCGCATGGgccggcctcgtcgaggagcgaATCACT gcggCACAGAACAAGGGCTTTTTCAACAACCTCAAGGGGACGGGCAAGCCGATTGAGCGCGACCCGTCCGAGATGAACCCGCTTCTAGGTCTCAGCGAGGTGTACATGAACCGGATCATCAAGAGACAGGGCGCACTTCCTCCATGGATCGAGCTGCAGAAGAACTTGGACGCTTCCCAGGCAGCATTCAGatccctccttctcgaaAGCTATACCAAGCACATGGTGCGCTCGATCCTCGCCTCCAACCCTATCGACCTGCTACCGACCTATGAGCAGATCCCAGGACGTGACGAGGCGTTTGAGGCTCGGCACGAAAAGTTCCATATCGAGAACGTGCGACAACTCAACGACACGCTGGGAAAAATGAACGCACAGGCACCGATGCCTAGCCGGCGCGGGCtgatcctcctcgaggccgaaTTGGACCGggtgcgcggcgacgtgCTCCGCCAGAATGTGTGgaacgagctcaagaagcgcgtgcaggagatcaaggagatcGAGGCAATGGGCCCTGCCACAGGCCGCCTGCCGTTCCTCCAGACGCTCGAGAACGGCGCGTTCGCCAGGTTCGGGCGGCGCATGAGCGCCCTCGTCTCCGGCTCGACTGGGGAACAGGCcagtggcggcggcacgTTGAGCGGTAACGGACACCCGGAAGCGGGCGGTGGCAAGGGCCTCATCGTGCTCGCGGggctcaccctcgccgtcgtgcTGTACTTTAGAAAGCCAACGCTGAACGAGAGCCCAAGCCCGATCTCGCACGAGGACCTGATCCCCGTCCACGAGCAGCCCACGGTCCCGCCGTTCGTGGCGCTTTCGCCGTCCGAGCCGTCCGTtggcgtgctcgagctgTTCCGCGAATACGTCCTCGAGCCGTTCCTAACCCTTGTGCGGTtcatccacctcgcgctcctcttcGGCCCCGTGATCATCACCGCGCCAATGGTATTTGTTGGTgcgccgccacgccgcAAACCTGGTAAACCCATCGCCGAGAGTGAGGAGAACTGGGGCGCAGTGTGGTGGTACGGCTTCCTGGTGAATCAGATGGAACGCGCCGGACCGAGTTTCATCAAGCTCGGGCAGTGGGCGGCATCCCGTGCCGACCTATTCCCCGACGCGCTATGTGTCAAGATGAGCGAGCTGCACTCGTCCAACAGCCCCCATCCATTCCGGTACACGAAAAAAGTGCTCGAGCGGGCGTTTGGTTTGCCGTTCGACGAGATCTTTGCCGAGTTTGAAGATACGCCTATCGGATGCGGCGCCATCGCACAGGTATACCGTGCACAACTACGTCCCGAGATTCTCAAACAGAGCAGCGCTGAGGCGGCAGCCCTAGCCCAAGAACTCGAGGCTGACCCCGACCGCCGCATCGTGACCAGTGTAGCGATAAAAGTCCTCCATCCAAGAGTGGAGAAGCTGGTCCGCCGCGATATCCGCATCATGTCCATCTTTGCGAATATCATCAACGCCCTCCCGGATATGGAATGGCTCTCTCTCCCTGACGAAGTGGCTGCTTTTGGAGACATGATGAACCAGCAACTAGATCtccgcgtcgaggcggccaacCTGGATCGATTCCGGGACAATTTCGCACACCGCCCGCGCACCGTTGCGTTTCCGCGACCCATTCGATTGGGGCCCGACAACGTGGCTGCCAACAGAGAAGTCCTAGTTGAGGAATACGAGGACGCTTTGCCGCTCAAGTATTTTCTGCGGAATGGCGGCGGACCGTACGATGAGAAAATCGCCAATCTCGGACTAGATGCGTTCCTCGAAatgctcctcctcgacaactGGACTCATGGTGACTTGCACCCCGGCAACATCATGGTCCGAATGGTCCGTCCTGAGACGTACCATATTATCGGGCCATTATTCCATCGGTTAAAAGGTGACACGCACATTGAGCCCAGTATACCGACTGAGAGTCGGCGCGAGACTGCCATTGTCCACGAACTCCGAGCATTGGCCGACGAGCCTGATCTCTGGCTTGCCCGCCTCGACCAACTCTACACTCAAGGTCTCGTCCCTCAACTAGTCTTCATCGATGCCGGCCTAATCACCAGTCTGGACGCGACCAACCGCCGCAACTTTCTCGACCTTTTCCAGGCCGTCGCAGAATTCGACGGCTACCGAGCTGGCAAACTAATGATTGACCGCTGCCGTCgccccgacctcgccatcgacgaggaAACCTTTGCACTCAAAATCCAGCACCTGGTCCTCAACGTAAAGTCCAAAACCTTCAGCCTTGCCAAAATCAAAATCTCCGACATCCTCACCGACGTGCTGGTGGCGGTGCGGCAACACCACGTGAAACTCGAGGGCGATTTCGTCAACACTGTCATTTCCATTTTGCTGCTGGAAGGAATCGGACGCCAACTCGATCCAGATATGGATCTGTTCAAGTCTGCCCTGCCGATTCTGCGCCAGCTCGGACGACAGATTGGGACACGGGATATCGTCGATGTGAATGCGGGGAGTCTCCTGGCAATGGCCAAGCTTTGGATTTGGGCAGAGGCGCGTGGAGCAGTGGGCGAGGCAAGTCAGATTGACCAGTGGGTCAAGTATGATTGGTTGTCGCCCGGGATTTAG